Within the Sphingobacteriaceae bacterium genome, the region GGGGATGCCCTCCATCCAGGCGTGGACGTGGACGATGGCCCCCACTTCCGGGTGCTCCTTGTAGATCATCCAGTGCTCGATGGCGTCCACCGAAACCCGCCGGGGCTTCACGTGGGGCGGCACGCTGAGGATCATAGCCTTGTTCTCAGGATCGTAGCCCGTCACCAGCAGGATGTCCCGCCCGATCTCCTCCAGCTTGGCCTTGTTGACGCCGCTGGCGCTCATCCAGAAGGTGTCGGTGTCCCTACGGGCGCTCAAGTTGCCGTAGCTCAGGCCGCCCAGGCCGTAAAGCCGCTGGACGTGGCGGAAATCCTCGGGCGGCAGGATTTCCTCGATGGGGAAGGGCGCCGGCAGCAAGTCCAAGGCGTCCAGCCGCTGTCCGGCCAGGGTAAGCTGCCGGGTGATCTCATCCCCTTCCCACAATTCCTCCGGCAGGTCGGGGACGAACACGTTATTGACCACCAGTTCCGAGGTGGCCAGGGGCGCCAGCCTCTTGATCAAAGTCCGGAAGAAGGCGTCCTTGTCCTCGGGCCGGTATTCCACCGGGTAGGCCCCCTGCTCCAGGGTGATGAAGTGGAACCGGGGATCGCCGCTGCTGCCCGAAACGTACAGGAGCAGATTGGACAAGGACCGCACCAGCAGCGGGTAGCCTGCCCGCAGCACATCCTCGGGAACCTGGGGCACGGCCACCACCCCCACTACAAAGGTGGCCTGCCCCCGCCGGCGATAAGGCCGGGGATCCTCAGGGTCAAAAAAATTGAAAACCAGACGAATGTCGGGTACGGGTTCGGGCACGTGCTCGTAGCCCTGGGCAGTCAGGTGCTCCCGCAGCCCGTCCGCCAGCCACGCCAGGGCAGGCTGCCGGTCCACACCGACAAAAGTGAATTGCATAGCCGTATTCCCCTCTTTCAAATCCGTGGTCGGCTCCGGCGTACCATCACGTTACATATTAACACCAGTTCCACGCCTTATTGCCATGGAACCACGGCCTACTGACTTCTATGCCCGGGAGCCGCAGGGCAACAACGCAAATAGACCCCCGGCCTGGGGGTCCGAAAGGCTGCCGGGCGGCGCCCCGTCCGGCGGGCACAGCCCGGCCCTTCGTTTTCCAAGGCGGCTACACCGCCATAACACCCTTGATGTCGGGCACTTCCCGTCGAATCATGCGTTCGATGCCGGCCTGCAAGGTCAAGGTGGACATGGGGCAGCCGACGCAGGCGCCCAGGAGGCGGAGCTTGACCACCCCGTCCTCGTAGTCGACGAACTGGACGTCGCCGCCGTCCGCCTGGATGGCCGGCCGGATTTGCTCGATCACGCGCTCAATGGTGGCGTTCACTTCGTTGTTGCGTTCTTGGACCTGGTCCATGTCCCGTTCACCTCCCACCATCGGGTTCTTCATATTGTACCATACCGGCCCCGCCGGCAGGCGAACCGGCGCCCGCCGGGGCAGCGGGCTCGGTGGGCGGCAGGGTCCTGCTCACCAGGGCCGCCAGGATGGGCAGGGCCGCCGCCACCGTCAGCACCGGCAGCAGGCCCCATGTGTCGGCCGCCATGCCCGCCAGGGCGGCGCCCAGCCCGCCCAGGCCGATGTTGGCCCCGGCGTTGAGGCCCGACACCAAGGCCAGGTTGCTGGGTGCATATTCCTGGCTCAAGACGATGGATATGGCCATGGTGGAAACCAGCATCCCGCCCTGGACCATGAGCAGGAAGGGCTTCAGGGCGGCGGGAGCCGCCAGGGTCAGGAAATGAGTGGGCCCGATCAGGGCCAGGCTGCCCGTCAAATACCTGCGCAGGCCGATGCGATCGGCCAGGGGGCCGCCGATGAGGGTGCCCACCGCCCCGCCCAGCAGGTACAGGCTGGTGAGGAAGTTGCCGCCGGTGAGGCTGCCGCCCAGAACGCCCGTTACGTACAAGGGCAGGTAAGTGATGACCGTCATTTGGAACATGGCCCGCAAGGTGACTACGGCCAGCACCCGTATCTGGCCGGACCAGTTCACCGGCACCGGCCCAGCCTCCGTTTTCGCCTCTTCCGGCCGTTCCCGGGGCCGGGACCACAGGCTGCGCAGGGCCGGCAGCAGGCGGGCCAGCAGGACGAAGGCCGCAAAGGACGGGACCGCCGCCAGCAGCAAGCCCGGCAGGCCGAAGGCCGACATGCCCAGGGCCGCCGTGACGGGCCCCAGGGCGATGCCCAAGTTGCCGCCCACCAGGAAGAGGGACATGCCCGTGGCCCGGCGGTCCCCCGTGGTGAAGTGGGCCGCCCGCATGCCGTCGGGGTGGAAGACGGCCACGCCCGCCCCCGTCAAGGCCACGCCCAAGGTGATGGCCAGGGTGGACGCAGGGGAGCTTAAGGCCGCCAAGAGCAGGCCCGACCCCGTCAACAGCAACCCCAGGGGAATCATGATGCCGTTGCGGGCCCGGTCGCCGTAAGCCCCCGCCAGGGGCTGCAGGGCCACCGACGTCACCGACGTGATGAGGGCCAGGGACCCCACCTGGGTGTAGCTCCAGTTGTGGAAATTTTCCATGTAGGAACCCAGGGCGGGCACCGCCCCCTGGGTCAGGTCGATGCACAGATGGGCCGCGATGAGGGCGGCCAGTATGCCTCTTGTATTGGGCTGCCCACCCATTGCCCCGGCTCCTTCTACAAAAATTGCCCTGAAACTGCCAGCGGCGCCGGCCCGGTACATTGGCGCCTTGCGGCACATAAAGAATCAACAAGAAGGGTATCAATCTGACAAGGACATCTTCCAACGGGTGCAGCGAACCTCTGCGTACACATATCTGCATAACCTACAGGGGAAGAGGAGGCAAATTCCCATGGCAGACAACCAAGGAGCCGCTCTGGCCGACACCGTGGACATGGCGGCGCCGGCCGCCTCTCCGGCCGTGGACTTCAGGCGGCTGAGCCGGAGCGAGCAGCGCCGGGTTTTGGTGGCTTTGATCCAAGCGGGCCGCAACGACGAGGAAATCGGCCGCATGTATGGTCTCAGCCAGTGGCAGGTGCGCAACATGCGCTACCGCCTGGGCATAAAGAAGGACCGGGGTGGCAATGTACATGTGGATCAGGCCGACGGAGCCGCCGCGGCCGGCCCCGGCGCCGGAGCCCTGTTGGAAACCTTTCCGGCGGCGGAAGCGGCCGGCAGCCTGTTGGCCTTAACCATGGCCGGCACTGTGACCGCCCGGCAGCTGGCCCAGCGGCTGGAGGGACTCCACGCCTTCTTCAGCAGCGTCAATCCCGACCGTCCCTTCGACGTGCGCCTGCAGATCACTGAAGGCGCTGCCGAACCTGCTTGAGGTGCTCGTAAGCCGCCGGCGTGGCCTTGCGCCCGCTGGGGGTCCTGATCACCAAGCCCATTTTCAATAGGAAGGGCTCCACCACTTCCGCCAAGGTGTCGGGCTCTTCATTGAGGGTGGCGGCCAGGGCCTCGATGCCCGCGGGACCGCCGTCGTAGACATCGATGAGGGCTTGGAGGAACTGCCGGTCCAAGCGGTCCAGGCCCAGGTGATCCACCCCTTCCAAGGCCAGGGCCGCTTGGGCGGTGGTCAAGGTGGCGGTGCCGTTGCCCCGCACCTGGGCGTAGTCCCGCAGCCGCTTCAGGAGGCGATTGGCCACCCGGGGGGTTCCCCGGGAGCAGCGGGCGATGGTGCGGCAGGCCTCCGGCTCCAAGGGCAGGCCGATGATGCGGGCCGAGCGCTGTATGATCTGCTCCAAGTCCTCGGGGCTGTAAAAGTCCAAATGGTAGAAGAGGCCGAACCGCTCCCTCAGGGGCGAGGTCAAGGCGCCGGCCCTGGTGGTGGCGCCCACCAAGGTGAAAGGCTTCAAGTTCACCTTGATGGTGCGGGCGAAGGCGCCCCGGTCCACCACGAAGTCCACCCGGAAGTCCTCCATGGCGGGATAGATGAACTCCTCCACCGCCCGGGGCAGGCGGTGGATTTCATCGATGAACAGGACGTCGCCGTACTCCAGGTTGGTCAAGATGCCCATCAGATCGCCCGTCCGCTCGATGGCCGGCCCCGAGGTGGCCACCAGCCGGGCTCCCATCTCGTTGGCCACGATGTGGGCCAGGGTGGTCTTCCCCAAGCCCGGAGGGCCGTGGAGGAGGAGATGATCCAAGGGCTCCCCCCTGCCCCGGGCGGCCTCGATGGCGATTTCCAGCTTCTCCAGCACTTCCCGCTGGCCGATGTACTCCGACAGGGAGCGGGGCCGCAGGGTGGGCTCGTGCTGCAGGTCTTCCCCCTGGGCTTCGCCCCCCACCAGGCGTATGCGGTTCATGACCCGACACCGCCCTTCGCGCGCCGGAAGATGGCTTGAATGACGTTTTCAGCCGTGGCCGGGCCTTCCAGCCTGGCGCCGGCGGCGGCCACCATGCGCTGGGCTTCCCGCTGCTGGTAGCCCAACTGCTCCAGCACCGCCAGCACTTCGTCCACCACCTCCGCCGGCAGGCCGGGCACGCCGTTGGCCCCGGCGGCCCCGGGCACCCCCGCGGCTTGCGGCGCCGGGCCGGCTCCGGCCTCCACCACGGGGAGGAAGGCGGCCACCTTGTCCTGGAGCTGCTGGATGATGGCGGCGGCCCGCTGGGCGCCCACCCCCGGCAATTGCTGCAGGAAGGCCTTGTCCCCGGCGGCGATGGCCTGGGCGATGGCCGCCGGCGGCCGGCTGAAGGCCCGCAGGGCCCCCCGGGGCCCTAGGCCGCTCACCTGCAGCAGGAGGCGGTAGAACTCCCGCTCCTCGGACTGGAGAAAGCCGATGAGGGTGGGCGTCAGGCTCACGCTGCCCACCCCTCCCTGGAGATAGTAATGGGTGTACAGGCGGACCGTTTCCCCCACCCGGGGGACCAGGGCTTCCGCCGCCACCGGCGGCAGGAGCACGCCGTAGCCCACGCCGCCCACCATCACCACGGCCTCCTCCCCGGCCAACGTATGCAGCTCCCCTACCAGGCGCTCGATCATGTCCTCTTCCCTCTCAGGCCGGCGGTCAAGGGGCCCAGGTGGCCCCAGGCCAGGGCCACGGCCATGGCGTCGGCCACATGGTCCGGACGGGGCAGTTCCCGCAGGCCCAAGTAGTTCTGCACCATGTGCTGGACCTGGGCCTTGCCGGCATCGCCCCGTCCCGTCAGGGCCTGCTTCACCCGGGCCGGGGGGAAGGACTCCACCGGGGTCCCCGCCTGGGCTGCCGCCAGCAGCACCACCCCCCGGGCGTGGGCCATGAGGAGGGCCGTGGGCGGATGCCGGTAATTGGTGTACAAATCTTCGACGGCCACCCAGTCCACCGGATGCTGGTCCAGGATGCCGGCCACCCCGCGGTAGATGTCGTCCAGGCGCCGGGCCAGGTCCTGCCCCGGAGCGGTGCGGATGATGCCCGCCTCAACGACCCGGGGACCGGCGTCCCTTTGCCGGCCGCCCGGGAACCGCAATATCGCGTAGCCCGTGACGGCCAGCCCGGGGTCTATGCCCAGCACCACCCGGGCTTCATCCATGGCCCACCAGTCGCCTCCCATCCAGGGACCGGGGATTCCGGCACCGAATTCATGTTCGCCCAACTTCTTCTTGCCCTACCGGACCACATCCTCCTTTCCCCGGGCCATCCCCCGGCCCCGGCGGGCCGGAACGGGCGCCCGCAACCTGCCTTTGCCGGTCATGGGGGCTATGGTATACTGGTGCGGGTTTTCTATAAAACTTGCTAAAAACTCGATAATGGCCGCCGTCGGCGGTCATTGGATAGGAGGAGAAATATGGCCGAACCGGTGAAGGGCGTGGAAGAGCGCTTCGCCGAACGGCAGGCCGAATTGTTTGGTGGGCCGCCGGCTGTATTCCCACTGCCCATTTACGTTGCCGCGGCGTCTTACATCATTGGTCTATTGGTTCCCTTTGCGGGCTGGCTGATAGGAAGCCTTCTGCTCCTCAACCGGGAGGAGTCGGCGCAGCGGGTAGGCAAGCGCACCTTGGAATTCGCTACTTTGGGCACCTTGGTGATCCTCATCCGTCTGCTGGCCAACCGCACCTGGACCTTTACCCTTTTCGGCTAGGCGCAGGGCACCCATTCCGGCAGGCGCATTGGGAAAGGAGGTAGCTGCCGTGAGTCCCGTAAACGTAACACCGCAACCCACTCCCAATCCCAACAGTGTGAAGTTCACCCTGGACCGCCCGGTAGTGGTCGGCGACAGCAAGTCCTACTTCAGTCCTGAAGAGGCCGACACGCCTTTGGCCAAGATGCTGTTCGAGGTGGAGGGTGTAGCCGGGCTGTTCTTCCTCAACAACTTCATTACGGTTACCAAGAGTCCCGATGCCGACTGGAACACCGTAGTGCCCGACGTAGAAGAACGGATCAAGAAGTACTTTTCAGGCTGAGAGCAACGGTGCCGCCGCCGGCCGGCGGTCCTGCCGGCCGGCGGCAGGCTGGGATCAGGCGGTTACTTCCGACGGCTCCTCCGCCGACGAAGCCTCGGCCGGCTCCTCAACCGGCTCATCTTCTTCCTGGACAAACTCCGGCAGGCAATAGGGACACGGCTTATAGCCGACGGACAAGGCGTATTCCAGCCGGTCCGGCGTGAACCGCTCCCCTTTCCCCTTGGCGATGATTTCCAACGCCTGGCACTCTTGTTTTTCCCGCAGCAAATCGTGAACGGTCTTGGTGGCGGCGTCGCCGAGATAGCGCTGGGCCTGACGGGAAGGTGTGGGCAACGGCACCGCTAACCCTCCTTACCACCGGGCTGCTGGACGTCCCGGTGCTTTGATGGGGACATTTCCTGCACAAAAACGCAAAGATGAATGCCAGAAGGTATTCTAGCACATTCCAAGGCCGGCGGGCCCGGCCCCTGCTCCTGGTGTATACTATATTGGTGAACATTGACGGCAGGGAGGGGCTTCGGTGGAAGTTGTACGCATCACCCCCAGGGGTTACTGCTACGGCGTCGTGGATGCCATCAACCTGGCCCGCCAGGTGGCCCGCCGCCCTGATGTGCCCCGGCCCGTCTACGTACTGGGCATGATCGTCCACAACCATCACGTGGTGGAGGACTTGGCCGCCGAGGGCATCATCACCCTGGACGGCGAAAACCGCCTGGCCCTCCTGGAAGAAATCCAGTCGGGCACCGTCATCTTCACCGCCCACGGCGTATCCCCCGCCGTCAAGGCCAGGGCCCGGGAGAAGGGGCTCCTGTGCTTCGACGCCACCTGCCCCGACGTCACCACCACCCACGACCTC harbors:
- a CDS encoding class II aldolase/adducin family protein, yielding MQFTFVGVDRQPALAWLADGLREHLTAQGYEHVPEPVPDIRLVFNFFDPEDPRPYRRRGQATFVVGVVAVPQVPEDVLRAGYPLLVRSLSNLLLYVSGSSGDPRFHFITLEQGAYPVEYRPEDKDAFFRTLIKRLAPLATSELVVNNVFVPDLPEELWEGDEITRQLTLAGQRLDALDLLPAPFPIEEILPPEDFRHVQRLYGLGGLSYGNLSARRDTDTFWMSASGVNKAKLEEIGRDILLVTGYDPENKAMILSVPPHVKPRRVSVDAIEHWMIYKEHPEVGAIVHVHAWMEGIPSTEVNYPCGTRQLAEAVAELVRQAPDPSQAVIGLRNHGLTVTGRSLDDIFDRLEGRIVRQVPMT
- a CDS encoding NifU family protein, coding for MDQVQERNNEVNATIERVIEQIRPAIQADGGDVQFVDYEDGVVKLRLLGACVGCPMSTLTLQAGIERMIRREVPDIKGVMAV
- a CDS encoding MFS transporter; its protein translation is MGGQPNTRGILAALIAAHLCIDLTQGAVPALGSYMENFHNWSYTQVGSLALITSVTSVALQPLAGAYGDRARNGIMIPLGLLLTGSGLLLAALSSPASTLAITLGVALTGAGVAVFHPDGMRAAHFTTGDRRATGMSLFLVGGNLGIALGPVTAALGMSAFGLPGLLLAAVPSFAAFVLLARLLPALRSLWSRPRERPEEAKTEAGPVPVNWSGQIRVLAVVTLRAMFQMTVITYLPLYVTGVLGGSLTGGNFLTSLYLLGGAVGTLIGGPLADRIGLRRYLTGSLALIGPTHFLTLAAPAALKPFLLMVQGGMLVSTMAISIVLSQEYAPSNLALVSGLNAGANIGLGGLGAALAGMAADTWGLLPVLTVAAALPILAALVSRTLPPTEPAAPAGAGSPAGGAGMVQYEEPDGGR
- the ruvB gene encoding Holliday junction branch migration DNA helicase RuvB, producing MNRIRLVGGEAQGEDLQHEPTLRPRSLSEYIGQREVLEKLEIAIEAARGRGEPLDHLLLHGPPGLGKTTLAHIVANEMGARLVATSGPAIERTGDLMGILTNLEYGDVLFIDEIHRLPRAVEEFIYPAMEDFRVDFVVDRGAFARTIKVNLKPFTLVGATTRAGALTSPLRERFGLFYHLDFYSPEDLEQIIQRSARIIGLPLEPEACRTIARCSRGTPRVANRLLKRLRDYAQVRGNGTATLTTAQAALALEGVDHLGLDRLDRQFLQALIDVYDGGPAGIEALAATLNEEPDTLAEVVEPFLLKMGLVIRTPSGRKATPAAYEHLKQVRQRLQ
- the ruvA gene encoding Holliday junction branch migration protein RuvA, with the translated sequence MIERLVGELHTLAGEEAVVMVGGVGYGVLLPPVAAEALVPRVGETVRLYTHYYLQGGVGSVSLTPTLIGFLQSEEREFYRLLLQVSGLGPRGALRAFSRPPAAIAQAIAAGDKAFLQQLPGVGAQRAAAIIQQLQDKVAAFLPVVEAGAGPAPQAAGVPGAAGANGVPGLPAEVVDEVLAVLEQLGYQQREAQRMVAAAGARLEGPATAENVIQAIFRRAKGGVGS
- the ruvC gene encoding crossover junction endodeoxyribonuclease RuvC — translated: MDEARVVLGIDPGLAVTGYAILRFPGGRQRDAGPRVVEAGIIRTAPGQDLARRLDDIYRGVAGILDQHPVDWVAVEDLYTNYRHPPTALLMAHARGVVLLAAAQAGTPVESFPPARVKQALTGRGDAGKAQVQHMVQNYLGLRELPRPDHVADAMAVALAWGHLGPLTAGLRGKRT
- a CDS encoding NifU N-terminal domain-containing protein: MSPVNVTPQPTPNPNSVKFTLDRPVVVGDSKSYFSPEEADTPLAKMLFEVEGVAGLFFLNNFITVTKSPDADWNTVVPDVEERIKKYFSG